The Streptomyces sp. NBC_00483 genome contains the following window.
CTCGACGAGGACGACGCGCGCGTTTGGCGCGTAGTGCGAAGGATGCTGGCCCGGTACGCGCACCTCGCTGGTGTCGGGGACGTCGAGGGGGCGTCCCAGCGCCTGTTCGAGGTCCTCGCGCGTCACGCCGCCCGGCCGCAGAATGCTCAGCGACTCGCTCGTGGCATCCACGATGGTCGACTCGACGCCGACCTCACAGGGGCCGCCGTCGAGCACGAAGTCGACACCGTCACCGAGCTCCGCGCGGACGTGATCGGCGGTGGTGGGGCTGACCGAGCCGAACCGGTTGGCGGACGGGGCCGCGATGCCGCCGCCGAAGGCGTTGAGCAGCTCCAGTGCGACGGGGTGATCGGGCACGCGCAGCCCCACCGTCTCGAGCCCGCCGGTGGTTTCGTGAGGCACCCGGCCGCTGCGCCGCAGGACCAGCGTGAGCGGCCCCGGCCAGAAGCGCTCCGCGAGCAGGCGCGCCGCCTCGGGCACGTCCTCGGCCCAGTCGCCCAGGTTCTCGGCGCCGCCGATGTGGACGATCAGCGGGTGGTTGGGCGGGCGGCCCTTGGTCTCGAAGATGCGGGCGACGGCGGCCGGGTTCTCGGCGTCGGCGCCCAGGCCGTAGACCGTCTCCGTCGGGAGGGCGACGAGCCCACCGGCGCGCAGCACGGCGACCGCCTTGTCGATGTGGATGTCGCTGGTGGGTGCCGGCACCCTCGCGTTGTCCTTCACTGTGGTGCGCTTCTTTCGATGGGGCGGGGGTCAGAGTGCGGCGTCGGCGGTTTCGCTCAGGCCGTGGGAGGCGACCAGCTGCGCGGTGCCGTCGGCCAGTCGGTAGGACAGGCCCACCACGGCGAGGCGTCCTGCGGCCACCTGCTCGGACAGCACACGGGAACGGTCCAGCAGCAGGTCGACGGTGTGCCGTATGTGCTCGTGCAGGATCTCCTGGTCCGAACCGCGGCCGTCGGCGCGGGCCGCGAGCACGCTCGGCGTCACGCGCTCGACGACGTCACGCACGAAACCGGCGGGTGCCCTGCCACCGTCGGCGGCGTCCTTGGCGGCGGCGATCGCCCCGCAGGAGTCATGGCCGAGGACCACGACCAGCGGGCAGCCCAGCACGCTCACCCCGTACTCGATGCTGCCCAGCACCTCCGAACCGACCACGTGGCCGGCCGTGCGGACCACGAACATGTCCCCGAGCCCCTGGTCGAAGATGATCTCGGCGGCAAGGCGGGAGTCGGAGCAGCCGAACAGCACCGCGAAGGGGTTCTGCCCGGGCGCGGTCTCGGTACGGCGCGCGGCGTCCTGGTTGGGATGTCCGGGGGTGCCGGTGACGAAGCGTCGGTTGCCGTCCAGCAGCATCGCGAAGGCGTCGTCGGGAGTGGGATTCAGCGTCTCGGTCACGACGGCAGGCTACGACTCGGCTCGCGGAAGCGTGCAGTCAGGTCCACCGAACCCCGACGAAGGCAACCCTGGTAGCCCCCGAAATATGTGTGGTCCGCCAGCGCGAGGGCGCGCAACAGGCCGCGCAGACGGACCAGTTGGCGGGCGGCGGCCCGGACGGGGGTGGAGGCGGCGAGGGGAGTGGGCGGCGGCCCACAGGGCGGGTACGCGGTTCATGCCAGCAGGATCCGGCGCCCCCACCCGGTCGGTCCAACAGATCGGATAGCTGCCTGCCATCGA
Protein-coding sequences here:
- a CDS encoding L-threonylcarbamoyladenylate synthase — translated: MPAPTSDIHIDKAVAVLRAGGLVALPTETVYGLGADAENPAAVARIFETKGRPPNHPLIVHIGGAENLGDWAEDVPEAARLLAERFWPGPLTLVLRRSGRVPHETTGGLETVGLRVPDHPVALELLNAFGGGIAAPSANRFGSVSPTTADHVRAELGDGVDFVLDGGPCEVGVESTIVDATSESLSILRPGGVTREDLEQALGRPLDVPDTSEVRVPGQHPSHYAPNARVVLVEPEEILAETVRAHELGRRVGVFLPSTLADAPETVKAHAVVAVPASLDAYARGLYGYLRELDEQGCDLILASLPAQEGLGLAIANRLRRAAGPRPA
- a CDS encoding carbonic anhydrase → MTETLNPTPDDAFAMLLDGNRRFVTGTPGHPNQDAARRTETAPGQNPFAVLFGCSDSRLAAEIIFDQGLGDMFVVRTAGHVVGSEVLGSIEYGVSVLGCPLVVVLGHDSCGAIAAAKDAADGGRAPAGFVRDVVERVTPSVLAARADGRGSDQEILHEHIRHTVDLLLDRSRVLSEQVAAGRLAVVGLSYRLADGTAQLVASHGLSETADAAL